In Gammaproteobacteria bacterium, one DNA window encodes the following:
- a CDS encoding helix-turn-helix domain-containing protein produces MNLDQYLTAHEKPISFSKRIGVPTPSLSNWRRGKRPIPIKWMIIIEKETGGLVSRKELCDRWHEIWPELATQEQTESETAA; encoded by the coding sequence ATGAATTTAGATCAATATTTAACCGCACACGAAAAGCCCATTTCTTTTTCAAAGAGGATTGGAGTTCCTACGCCTTCGTTGAGTAACTGGAGACGCGGAAAGCGGCCAATACCCATTAAGTGGATGATCATCATTGAGAAAGAAACTGGTGGTTTGGTTAGTAGAAAGGAGTTGTGCGACAGGTGGCACGAAATCTGGCCCGAGCTAGCCACGCAAGAACAAACTGAATCGGAGACCGCCGCTTAA
- a CDS encoding thermonuclease family protein has translation MLSTTLICLVISITDGDTLKATCDNEQVVIRLAEIDAPEKKQEFYVESKKSLSDLCLDKKAKITTQTKDRYKRIIARINCDGVDASEEQVKRGMAWVYDRYATDHNLHMLQDHAHAKKIGLWQTQLPIEPWKWRKKINE, from the coding sequence ATGCTCTCAACAACCTTAATCTGCCTAGTTATCTCCATAACCGACGGCGACACGCTAAAAGCCACCTGTGACAATGAACAAGTAGTAATCCGACTTGCAGAAATTGACGCGCCAGAGAAGAAACAAGAATTTTACGTCGAATCAAAGAAATCACTATCTGATCTATGCTTGGATAAAAAAGCCAAAATCACCACACAAACCAAGGATCGATACAAGCGGATCATTGCTCGCATAAATTGCGATGGAGTTGACGCAAGTGAGGAGCAGGTTAAACGCGGCATGGCATGGGTTTATGATCGATATGCAACTGACCACAATTTGCATATGCTGCAAGATCATGCGCACGCGAAAAAGATTGGATTGTGGCAAACGCAATTGCCTATCGAACCTTGGAAATGGCGAAAAAAAATCAACGAATGA